In Roseibium algicola, the DNA window GGTGAACAAACGTCGCGCATCAACATGTCTACTTCGACCGCACGCTGATCCGTTTCCGCATCAATGCCGATCACGCTCTTCCTCGTCACGGCGCAGGCAACCAGGCCACGTGTATGCGTCAGGCTGAAGTCGAGGTCTGACCGTCCGGCGACTGCCGGCTTTCCCGCAGCCATTGGCACGAACTGCCAGTCGCGCGGTGCCGTACCGGGTTCCAGATCACTCAGGGTTTTCCGCAGCAACGCATGTGCAAGCGCGTAGTCCTTCCGGTCCTGATCGAAATGAAACGCATGAAACCGCTGTAGTTCATCCTCCGAGAGAATTTCCAGCGCAGATTCGAGATCCTCGGAGCTGCAGCCGGTCGTCTCCAGAATGATCGCCTTGGTGCCTGGCAAGTTAACTCCCGGAACTCTGGAGATGGTAATCGGAGGGCAGACTGTTTCACCCTGTTGAGAAGTGACCTGGACACTGGCCAGGCCCTACCGTCAAGACCTCAGCCGAAGGTTTCAGACCGTGGCATCAGCCGGACTGGACACCTTGCTGATCCTGCCTTCTTCCATCCAGACGATCTTGTCTGCAACATCGAAATACCGGTCGTCATGCGTGATCGCGATGACTGTGCGGCCCTCTTTCTTCAGTTTCATTAGGAAATCTGTATAGAACCAGCGCCGATACTCCGGATCCTGATCGGCGGCCCATTCGTCAAAGAGGTAGACATCCCTGTCTTCCAGCAGGGCAACGACCATGGCGAGCCGCTTTCTCTGGCCGGTGGATAGGTTCGTCGTGC includes these proteins:
- a CDS encoding 4'-phosphopantetheinyl transferase family protein, encoding MPGTKAIILETTGCSSEDLESALEILSEDELQRFHAFHFDQDRKDYALAHALLRKTLSDLEPGTAPRDWQFVPMAAGKPAVAGRSDLDFSLTHTRGLVACAVTRKSVIGIDAETDQRAVEVDMLMRDVCSPGERQELAKVEGAHKTSRFLDFWTLKEAYLKAVGLGITADLTTVSFTLADDRDIAISAPPDLRRPASSFQISRRPGHWRVALAVFGGIDARDVEIILCEKRSF